The Struthio camelus isolate bStrCam1 chromosome 5, bStrCam1.hap1, whole genome shotgun sequence genome has a segment encoding these proteins:
- the TPH1 gene encoding tryptophan 5-hydroxylase 1 isoform X1, whose amino-acid sequence MQPARAEGPRRGASFDSAPCPRDGTQLTKSNYIMIEDNKENKDHSSERGRTAIIFSLKNEVGGLVKALKLFQEKHVNLVHIESRKSKRRNSEFEIFVDCDSNREQLNEIFQLLKSHVNVISMNPMEHFTVQENDMENVPWFPKKISDLDKCANRVLMYGSDLDADHPGFKDNVYRKRRKYFADLAINYKHGDPIPKIEFTEEEIKTWGTVFRELNKLYPTHACTEYLKNLPLLTKYCGYREDNIPQLEDVSRFLKERTGFTIRPVAGYLSPRDFLAGLAFRVFHCTQYVRHSSDPLYTPEPDTCHELLGHVPLLAEPSFAQFSQEIGLASLGASDEAVQKLATCYFFTVEFGLCKQEGQLRVYGAGLLSSISELKHALSGSAKVKPFDPKVTCKQECLITTFQEVYFVSESFEEAKEKMREFAKTIKRPFGVKYNPYTQSVQILKDTKSIASVVNELRHELDIVSDALSKMGKQLEV is encoded by the exons ATGCAGCCCGCGAGGGCCgaggggccccgccgcggcgcctcctTCGACTCGGCGCCCTGCCCGCGGGACGGCACCCAG TTAACTAAGTCTAATTACATAATGATCGAAGATAATAAAGAGAACAAAGACCATTCATCTGAAAGAGGCAGAACAGCCATCATTTTTTCCTTGAAGAATGAAGTTGGAGGACTTGTAAAAGCCCTAAAACTCTTTCAG gagaagcatgtGAACCTGGTGCATATTGAATCACGGAAATCCAAGAGAAGAAACTCTGAGTTTGAGATCTTTGTGGACTGTGACAGTAACAGGGAACAACTGAATGAGATCTTCCAGCTCCTGAAATCCCACGTCAACGTTATCTCTATGAACCCAATGGAGCACTTCACCGTACAGGAAAACG ACATGGAGAATGTTCCCTGGTTTCCGAAGAAGATCTCAGATTTGGATAAGTGTGCAAACCGAGTGTTGATGTACGGGTCCGATTTGGATGCTGACCATCCA ggTTTCAAAGACAATGTCTATCGCAAGAGGCGAAAGTATTTTGCAGACCTGGCTATAAACTACAAACA TGGCGACCCAATTCCCAAGATTGAATTCACTGAGGAGGAGATCAAGACTTGGGGGACTGTATTTAGAGAGCTTAACAAGCTTTACCCTACCCATGCCTGCACAGAGTACCTAAAAAACTTACCCTTGCTCACCAAATACTGTGGGTACCGGGAAGACAATATCCCCCAGCTGGAAGATGTGTCCCGCTTCCTGAAAG AACGCACAGGCTTCACCATTCGGCCAGTTGCTGGATATCTGTCACCCAGAGACTTCCTGGCAGGCTTAGCGTTCAGAGTTTTTCACTGCACTCAATACGTTAGGCATAGTTCAGACCCTCTCTATACACCAGAGCC TGACACCTGTCACGAGCTCCTAGGCCACGTCCCTCTTCTGGCTGAACCCAGTTTTGCTCAGTTCTCCCAGGAAATTGGTCTCGCATCACTTGGGGCATCAGATGAGGCTGTCCAAAAACTGGCAACT TGTTACTTCTTCACTGTGGAGTTTGGTTTGTGCAAGCAAGAGGGACAGCTAAGAGTTTACGGCGCTGGCTTGCTCTCTTCAATTAGTGAGCTCAAG CATGCCCTCTCTGGCAGTGCCAAAGTCAAGCCCTTTGATCCAAAGGTTACCTGCAAGCAAGAATGCCTCATTACAACTTTCCAGGAGGTTTACTTTGTTTCTGAAAGTTttgaagaagcaaaagaaaagatgag AGAGTTTGCAAAAACCATCAAGCGCCCATTTGGTGTCAAGTACAATCCGTATACACAAAGTGTGCAGATCCTGAAAGACACCAAGAGCATTGCCAGTGTGGTGAATGAGCTCCGTCATGAGCTGGACATTGTCAGCGATGCCCTCAGCAAGATGGGCAAGCAACTGGAAGTTTAA
- the TPH1 gene encoding tryptophan 5-hydroxylase 1 isoform X2: MAGRGMREQSCFMMELTKSNYIMIEDNKENKDHSSERGRTAIIFSLKNEVGGLVKALKLFQEKHVNLVHIESRKSKRRNSEFEIFVDCDSNREQLNEIFQLLKSHVNVISMNPMEHFTVQENDMENVPWFPKKISDLDKCANRVLMYGSDLDADHPGFKDNVYRKRRKYFADLAINYKHGDPIPKIEFTEEEIKTWGTVFRELNKLYPTHACTEYLKNLPLLTKYCGYREDNIPQLEDVSRFLKERTGFTIRPVAGYLSPRDFLAGLAFRVFHCTQYVRHSSDPLYTPEPDTCHELLGHVPLLAEPSFAQFSQEIGLASLGASDEAVQKLATCYFFTVEFGLCKQEGQLRVYGAGLLSSISELKHALSGSAKVKPFDPKVTCKQECLITTFQEVYFVSESFEEAKEKMREFAKTIKRPFGVKYNPYTQSVQILKDTKSIASVVNELRHELDIVSDALSKMGKQLEV; the protein is encoded by the exons TTAACTAAGTCTAATTACATAATGATCGAAGATAATAAAGAGAACAAAGACCATTCATCTGAAAGAGGCAGAACAGCCATCATTTTTTCCTTGAAGAATGAAGTTGGAGGACTTGTAAAAGCCCTAAAACTCTTTCAG gagaagcatgtGAACCTGGTGCATATTGAATCACGGAAATCCAAGAGAAGAAACTCTGAGTTTGAGATCTTTGTGGACTGTGACAGTAACAGGGAACAACTGAATGAGATCTTCCAGCTCCTGAAATCCCACGTCAACGTTATCTCTATGAACCCAATGGAGCACTTCACCGTACAGGAAAACG ACATGGAGAATGTTCCCTGGTTTCCGAAGAAGATCTCAGATTTGGATAAGTGTGCAAACCGAGTGTTGATGTACGGGTCCGATTTGGATGCTGACCATCCA ggTTTCAAAGACAATGTCTATCGCAAGAGGCGAAAGTATTTTGCAGACCTGGCTATAAACTACAAACA TGGCGACCCAATTCCCAAGATTGAATTCACTGAGGAGGAGATCAAGACTTGGGGGACTGTATTTAGAGAGCTTAACAAGCTTTACCCTACCCATGCCTGCACAGAGTACCTAAAAAACTTACCCTTGCTCACCAAATACTGTGGGTACCGGGAAGACAATATCCCCCAGCTGGAAGATGTGTCCCGCTTCCTGAAAG AACGCACAGGCTTCACCATTCGGCCAGTTGCTGGATATCTGTCACCCAGAGACTTCCTGGCAGGCTTAGCGTTCAGAGTTTTTCACTGCACTCAATACGTTAGGCATAGTTCAGACCCTCTCTATACACCAGAGCC TGACACCTGTCACGAGCTCCTAGGCCACGTCCCTCTTCTGGCTGAACCCAGTTTTGCTCAGTTCTCCCAGGAAATTGGTCTCGCATCACTTGGGGCATCAGATGAGGCTGTCCAAAAACTGGCAACT TGTTACTTCTTCACTGTGGAGTTTGGTTTGTGCAAGCAAGAGGGACAGCTAAGAGTTTACGGCGCTGGCTTGCTCTCTTCAATTAGTGAGCTCAAG CATGCCCTCTCTGGCAGTGCCAAAGTCAAGCCCTTTGATCCAAAGGTTACCTGCAAGCAAGAATGCCTCATTACAACTTTCCAGGAGGTTTACTTTGTTTCTGAAAGTTttgaagaagcaaaagaaaagatgag AGAGTTTGCAAAAACCATCAAGCGCCCATTTGGTGTCAAGTACAATCCGTATACACAAAGTGTGCAGATCCTGAAAGACACCAAGAGCATTGCCAGTGTGGTGAATGAGCTCCGTCATGAGCTGGACATTGTCAGCGATGCCCTCAGCAAGATGGGCAAGCAACTGGAAGTTTAA
- the TPH1 gene encoding tryptophan 5-hydroxylase 1 isoform X3, with amino-acid sequence MIEDNKENKDHSSERGRTAIIFSLKNEVGGLVKALKLFQEKHVNLVHIESRKSKRRNSEFEIFVDCDSNREQLNEIFQLLKSHVNVISMNPMEHFTVQENDMENVPWFPKKISDLDKCANRVLMYGSDLDADHPGFKDNVYRKRRKYFADLAINYKHGDPIPKIEFTEEEIKTWGTVFRELNKLYPTHACTEYLKNLPLLTKYCGYREDNIPQLEDVSRFLKERTGFTIRPVAGYLSPRDFLAGLAFRVFHCTQYVRHSSDPLYTPEPDTCHELLGHVPLLAEPSFAQFSQEIGLASLGASDEAVQKLATCYFFTVEFGLCKQEGQLRVYGAGLLSSISELKHALSGSAKVKPFDPKVTCKQECLITTFQEVYFVSESFEEAKEKMREFAKTIKRPFGVKYNPYTQSVQILKDTKSIASVVNELRHELDIVSDALSKMGKQLEV; translated from the exons ATGATCGAAGATAATAAAGAGAACAAAGACCATTCATCTGAAAGAGGCAGAACAGCCATCATTTTTTCCTTGAAGAATGAAGTTGGAGGACTTGTAAAAGCCCTAAAACTCTTTCAG gagaagcatgtGAACCTGGTGCATATTGAATCACGGAAATCCAAGAGAAGAAACTCTGAGTTTGAGATCTTTGTGGACTGTGACAGTAACAGGGAACAACTGAATGAGATCTTCCAGCTCCTGAAATCCCACGTCAACGTTATCTCTATGAACCCAATGGAGCACTTCACCGTACAGGAAAACG ACATGGAGAATGTTCCCTGGTTTCCGAAGAAGATCTCAGATTTGGATAAGTGTGCAAACCGAGTGTTGATGTACGGGTCCGATTTGGATGCTGACCATCCA ggTTTCAAAGACAATGTCTATCGCAAGAGGCGAAAGTATTTTGCAGACCTGGCTATAAACTACAAACA TGGCGACCCAATTCCCAAGATTGAATTCACTGAGGAGGAGATCAAGACTTGGGGGACTGTATTTAGAGAGCTTAACAAGCTTTACCCTACCCATGCCTGCACAGAGTACCTAAAAAACTTACCCTTGCTCACCAAATACTGTGGGTACCGGGAAGACAATATCCCCCAGCTGGAAGATGTGTCCCGCTTCCTGAAAG AACGCACAGGCTTCACCATTCGGCCAGTTGCTGGATATCTGTCACCCAGAGACTTCCTGGCAGGCTTAGCGTTCAGAGTTTTTCACTGCACTCAATACGTTAGGCATAGTTCAGACCCTCTCTATACACCAGAGCC TGACACCTGTCACGAGCTCCTAGGCCACGTCCCTCTTCTGGCTGAACCCAGTTTTGCTCAGTTCTCCCAGGAAATTGGTCTCGCATCACTTGGGGCATCAGATGAGGCTGTCCAAAAACTGGCAACT TGTTACTTCTTCACTGTGGAGTTTGGTTTGTGCAAGCAAGAGGGACAGCTAAGAGTTTACGGCGCTGGCTTGCTCTCTTCAATTAGTGAGCTCAAG CATGCCCTCTCTGGCAGTGCCAAAGTCAAGCCCTTTGATCCAAAGGTTACCTGCAAGCAAGAATGCCTCATTACAACTTTCCAGGAGGTTTACTTTGTTTCTGAAAGTTttgaagaagcaaaagaaaagatgag AGAGTTTGCAAAAACCATCAAGCGCCCATTTGGTGTCAAGTACAATCCGTATACACAAAGTGTGCAGATCCTGAAAGACACCAAGAGCATTGCCAGTGTGGTGAATGAGCTCCGTCATGAGCTGGACATTGTCAGCGATGCCCTCAGCAAGATGGGCAAGCAACTGGAAGTTTAA